The following proteins are co-located in the Mus caroli chromosome 7, CAROLI_EIJ_v1.1, whole genome shotgun sequence genome:
- the LOC110299275 gene encoding olfactory receptor 14C36-like: MANTSLVTEFFLEVFAETLELRVLLSVLFLLVYLCSLLGNLTIIIVTTVDQTLKTPMYFFLRNLSILDMCYISITVPSACINSLTDHRNISVAGCAAQIFSFLFCALVETLFLAIMAQDRYVAICKPLLYPVIMNHQFCVQMTLASLLSSLVIASVHTFKTFQLSFCHSNVVPQFFCDLPALLRLSCSDTFNNNLLILLTDIGVSGSCFVFIAISYIRILSTVLKIPIKRERGKAFSTCVPHIIVVSVFVSSAAYVYLRPPVITFEVVQEMIVSVFYTMVPPFLNPIIYSLRNKQIKEAVRKVVMSFSNI, translated from the coding sequence ATGGCCAACACTTCCCTAGTGACTGAGTTCTTCCTGGAAGTTTTTGCTGAGACTTTGGAGCTCAGGGTACTACTCAGTGTGCTGTTTTTGCTGGTGTATCTGTGTAGCCTGTTAGGGAATCTTACCATCATCATTGTTACTACAGTTGACCAGACCCTGaaaacacccatgtacttcttcctcaggaATCTGTCCATCTTAGACATGTGCTACATTTCCATCACTGTCCCCAGTGCCTGTATTAACTCTCTCACTGACCACAGGAATATTTCTGTGGCTGGGTGTGCAGCACAGatcttttcattcttattttgtgCACTTGTAGAGACTCTTTTTCTTGCCATCATGGCCCAGGACCGTTATGTGGCCATTTGCAAACCTCTCCTCTATCCTGTGATTATGAACCACCAGTTCTGTGTTCAGATGACACTGGCTTCCCTACTTAGCTCACTTGTCATTGCAAGTGTGCACACTTTCAAAACTTTCCAGCTGTCCTTCTGCCACTCTAATGTGGTCCCTCAGTTCTtctgtgatcttcctgctttgctGAGACTTTCTTGCTCTGACACCTTCAACAACAACCTCTTAATACTTCTGACTGACATTGGAGTCAGTGGTAGTTGCTTTGTCTTTATTGCCATATCTTATATTCGCATATTATCAACTGTATTGAAGATTCCcatcaaaagagagagagggaaagcctTTTCTACCTGTGTCCCTCACATTAttgtggtgtctgtctttgttagtTCTGCTGCCTATGTGTATCTACGACCTCCAGTAATAACCTTTGAAGTAGTTCAGGAAATGattgtttctgtattttatacCATGGTTCCACCATTCTTAAACCCTATCATCTatagtctcagaaacaaacagataaaGGAGGCTGTGAGGAAAGTTGTCATGAGTTTTTCcaatatttga